Proteins from a genomic interval of Syntrophales bacterium:
- a CDS encoding FAD-binding oxidoreductase produces MEEKNLEKDLREIVGDRVTTSDFERWFYTSDLIPIPGMIKSLFRTMPAAVVKPGTVQEVGAVLSYCSYKKIAVVARGGGSSGLFGAVPKKGGVVLDLTDLSDVVEVDQVRESVTTEAGITWWELDRKLRSEGLTVRSYPSSAKSATVGGWMMGNGLGIGSLKYGSLFDQLLSAQVVLSDGTVREYARGQGLEWFFESEGMLGVVTKISFKIRRI; encoded by the coding sequence ATGGAGGAGAAAAATTTAGAAAAGGATTTAAGGGAGATAGTAGGAGATCGAGTAACTACCAGCGATTTTGAGAGATGGTTCTATACGAGCGATCTTATTCCTATCCCCGGAATGATAAAGTCTCTATTCAGGACAATGCCTGCAGCCGTTGTTAAACCAGGGACGGTGCAAGAAGTTGGTGCTGTTTTGAGTTATTGTTCTTATAAAAAGATAGCTGTTGTGGCACGAGGCGGGGGCTCTTCCGGCCTCTTTGGCGCGGTACCCAAAAAAGGCGGCGTGGTATTGGATTTGACGGATTTATCAGACGTAGTTGAGGTCGATCAAGTCAGAGAATCGGTGACCACAGAGGCAGGTATAACATGGTGGGAATTAGATAGAAAGCTGAGAAGTGAGGGTCTTACCGTCAGAAGTTATCCGTCCAGTGCCAAATCGGCAACTGTCGGCGGGTGGATGATGGGTAATGGTCTTGGAATAGGCAGCTTAAAGTACGGGTCCCTCTTTGATCAACTTCTGTCTGCCCAGGTAGTTCTTTCTGATGGTACAGTGAGAGAATATGCGAGGGGACAGGGGTTGGAGTGGTTTTTTGAGTCCGAAGGGATGCTGGGGGTAGTTACCAAAATTTCCTTCAAAATTCGCAGAATT